Proteins from one Salinispora arenicola genomic window:
- a CDS encoding cysteine desulfurase, producing MTDTAAYPFTPVRAEFPFLATSGYGPPPAYLDNAATTQKPQPVLDAVLDFYTTANSNIGRGFYDLSRRATARYEEAREVVRRFVNAAHPDEIVFTRGTTDATNLLAETFARRLVGPGDNLVVSGMEHNSNLLPWRRLCERRGADLRIVSATAGTPVRPEDLAAALSRRTRLVAVTHVANVLGTVNPVRDLVRVAHERGVPVVVDGAQAVAHLPVDVRGIGADFYCFSGHKVYGPMGVGVLYGRRDLLADLPPYQVGGGTVKGVSHDSPVAYVPVPARLEAGTPDIAAAVGLAAALSWLDGLDRRAVRAHDADLVRYAVTTLTGVDGVRVVGDPTADPAGIVSIVVPGLHPYDVGGHLDQHGVAVRSGVHCASTFLDELGLLGTVRLSFAVYNTTEEIDRVAAALRTLRAGEWTTRFPDVRFR from the coding sequence ATGACCGACACCGCCGCATACCCGTTCACCCCGGTTCGGGCCGAGTTTCCGTTCCTCGCCACATCCGGGTACGGCCCACCACCGGCCTACCTCGACAACGCCGCCACGACCCAGAAGCCCCAGCCGGTCCTGGATGCGGTGCTCGACTTCTACACCACCGCGAACAGCAACATCGGACGAGGCTTCTACGATCTCAGCCGGCGGGCCACCGCGCGGTACGAGGAGGCTCGCGAGGTCGTTCGGCGGTTCGTGAACGCCGCTCACCCGGACGAGATTGTCTTCACCCGCGGCACAACCGACGCGACGAACCTGCTCGCGGAGACCTTCGCCAGACGGCTCGTCGGCCCCGGGGACAACCTCGTGGTCAGCGGAATGGAGCACAACTCGAACCTGTTGCCGTGGCGTCGGCTCTGTGAACGGCGCGGTGCCGACCTACGGATCGTGTCCGCAACGGCCGGCACACCGGTGCGGCCGGAGGATCTGGCCGCGGCGCTGAGCCGGCGGACCCGGCTGGTTGCCGTGACCCACGTCGCCAACGTGCTGGGCACCGTCAATCCCGTTCGAGACCTGGTCCGGGTCGCGCACGAACGGGGGGTGCCGGTGGTGGTCGACGGGGCGCAGGCCGTCGCCCACCTGCCGGTTGACGTCCGCGGGATCGGGGCCGACTTCTACTGCTTCTCCGGACACAAGGTGTACGGACCGATGGGCGTCGGTGTGCTCTACGGCCGACGCGACCTGCTCGCGGACCTACCGCCGTACCAGGTGGGTGGGGGCACCGTGAAGGGCGTCTCGCACGATTCGCCGGTGGCATACGTGCCCGTGCCAGCACGGCTGGAGGCCGGTACACCGGACATCGCCGCCGCGGTCGGCCTCGCCGCCGCGTTGTCCTGGCTCGACGGCCTCGACCGCCGGGCCGTGCGGGCGCACGACGCAGACCTCGTCCGGTACGCCGTCACCACGCTGACCGGTGTGGACGGGGTCCGGGTCGTCGGTGACCCGACCGCCGATCCGGCCGGCATCGTCTCCATCGTCGTGCCGGGCCTGCACCCGTACGACGTGGGTGGGCACCTCGACCAGCACGGTGTGGCGGTTCGCTCGGGTGTGCACTGCGCCAGCACCTTCCTTGACGAGTTGGGACTACTCGGCACCGTTCGGCTCTCGTTCGCGGTCTACAACACCACCGAGGAGATCGACCGGGTGGCGGCGGCGCTGCGGACCCTACGGGCGGGGGAGTGGACCACCCGGTTCCCCGACGTCCGGTTCCGATGA
- a CDS encoding class I SAM-dependent methyltransferase, which yields MTAVGYDPVAFKAEQRAAWNAVSAGWAFWQDRYERAAAPVTAWLLRAADLRPGSRVLDVGSGAGEPAISAGRLVAPTGRVLGIDLAPEMVDRARRCADGLGHPIEFTESDVESLNLPADSFDVVFSRWALMFAVDRPRVLTDLRHLLAPGGVLAAAVWGPPEANPMTSLAFRTLAADLPPAPERPGPFSMSDAARTRAELVVAGFTEVTTEPVPVAMRFTSVEEYLSYARDVTPPAVLAAVRRCGGSAERRGWERLAARAARFADGDGPVTLPGLAWCLRARVTPESGRPG from the coding sequence ATGACCGCCGTCGGGTACGACCCCGTGGCCTTCAAGGCCGAGCAGCGTGCAGCCTGGAACGCGGTCAGCGCCGGGTGGGCGTTCTGGCAGGACCGATACGAGCGGGCCGCCGCCCCGGTGACCGCTTGGCTGCTGCGCGCGGCCGACCTCCGGCCCGGAAGCCGGGTGCTCGACGTCGGCTCCGGCGCCGGCGAGCCGGCGATCAGCGCCGGCCGCCTGGTCGCCCCGACCGGCCGAGTGCTCGGTATCGACCTCGCCCCGGAGATGGTCGACCGGGCCCGGCGCTGCGCCGACGGCCTTGGCCACCCGATCGAGTTCACCGAGTCCGATGTGGAGTCTCTCAACCTGCCCGCGGACTCCTTCGACGTGGTGTTCAGCCGATGGGCGTTGATGTTCGCCGTGGATCGGCCTCGGGTACTGACCGACCTGCGCCACCTGCTGGCCCCCGGCGGTGTGCTGGCCGCCGCGGTCTGGGGGCCGCCGGAGGCCAACCCGATGACCTCACTGGCCTTCCGGACCCTCGCCGCGGACCTGCCCCCGGCACCGGAGCGACCCGGCCCGTTCAGCATGTCCGACGCCGCCCGAACCCGGGCTGAGTTGGTCGTCGCCGGCTTCACCGAGGTCACCACCGAACCGGTTCCGGTGGCGATGCGTTTCACATCTGTCGAGGAGTACCTGTCGTACGCCCGGGACGTGACGCCGCCCGCCGTGCTCGCCGCGGTACGGCGCTGTGGTGGCAGCGCCGAACGCCGGGGCTGGGAACGGCTCGCGGCCCGCGCCGCTCGATTTGCCGACGGTGATGGTCCGGTGACCCTCCCTGGCTTGGCGTGGTGCCTTCGGGCGCGGGTCACCCCCGAATCAGGCAGGCCCGGATGA
- a CDS encoding acyl-CoA thioesterase, with protein sequence MTGDRYYEYRHTVGFEETNLVGNVYYVNYLRWQGRCRELFLHDHAPEVLAELRADLRLFTLRVDCEFLAELAPFDRIAVRMRLVELAQTQLELAFDYLRVNDDLLVARGRQRIACMRGSAGRTAPARIPTHLARALDPFRVAGPGRG encoded by the coding sequence GTGACCGGGGACCGTTACTACGAGTACCGGCACACCGTCGGCTTCGAGGAGACCAACCTGGTCGGCAACGTGTACTACGTCAACTACCTGCGTTGGCAGGGCCGCTGCCGGGAGTTGTTTCTGCACGATCATGCGCCGGAGGTCCTCGCCGAGCTGCGCGCCGACCTGAGGCTGTTCACACTGCGGGTCGACTGCGAGTTCCTCGCCGAGCTGGCGCCCTTCGACCGGATCGCGGTGCGGATGCGACTGGTCGAGTTGGCCCAGACCCAGCTGGAACTGGCCTTCGACTACCTACGGGTCAACGACGACCTGCTCGTCGCCCGGGGGCGGCAGCGGATCGCGTGTATGCGTGGCTCGGCCGGGCGCACCGCACCGGCCCGGATCCCCACGCACCTGGCCCGGGCGCTCGACCCGTTCCGCGTGGCCGGTCCGGGGCGGGGGTGA
- a CDS encoding trans-sulfuration enzyme family protein: protein MRFDTRLVHGGRRPATGTGDVVPPIHLSTTYERRVQDEPRYFYGRGENPSREELEECLAGLEAARFATVFSSGQAAAATVLALVRPGQCVVSADDVYAGTDALFDLAACVGVRVRYADLTTPEGIAAALADPDVALVWVETPTNPLLTVVDVVEVCRRARERGARVVVDNTFASPVLQQPLALGADVSLYSTTKSVAGHADVLGGALVYQDPRLHAAVRSHRTVAGNVPGGLDCFLVRRGLYTLSLRVHRQVASAGRLVERLRASPLVGAVHYPGLPDHPQHAVAQAQMSAAGAIVSFDYHGGRAVELLDRFALFTCGVSLGSVHSLVECPALMTHRLVPAEVRARRGIGESLIRLSVGIEDSDDLVDDLSRALADGV, encoded by the coding sequence GTGCGATTCGACACCCGACTGGTGCACGGCGGTCGCCGGCCAGCGACCGGTACCGGGGATGTGGTGCCTCCGATCCACCTCTCCACCACCTACGAGCGGAGGGTGCAGGACGAGCCGCGGTACTTCTACGGCCGGGGGGAGAACCCCAGCCGGGAGGAGTTGGAGGAGTGCCTGGCGGGACTGGAGGCGGCTCGCTTCGCGACGGTGTTCTCCTCCGGTCAGGCTGCCGCCGCGACCGTACTCGCCCTGGTGCGGCCCGGTCAGTGCGTGGTCAGCGCCGACGACGTGTACGCCGGCACGGATGCCCTGTTCGACCTGGCCGCCTGTGTCGGCGTCCGGGTGCGGTACGCCGATCTCACCACTCCGGAGGGGATCGCGGCAGCGCTAGCTGATCCGGACGTCGCCCTGGTGTGGGTGGAGACACCGACCAACCCACTGCTCACCGTGGTGGACGTGGTCGAGGTGTGCCGGCGTGCGCGCGAGCGGGGCGCCCGTGTGGTGGTCGACAACACCTTCGCCAGCCCGGTCCTGCAGCAGCCGTTGGCGCTCGGCGCGGACGTGTCCCTCTACAGCACCACCAAGTCGGTGGCCGGTCACGCCGACGTGCTCGGCGGCGCCCTGGTCTATCAGGATCCGCGCCTGCACGCCGCGGTCCGGTCCCATCGGACGGTGGCGGGGAACGTGCCCGGCGGTCTGGACTGCTTTCTCGTTCGTCGCGGGTTGTACACCCTGTCCCTGCGGGTGCACCGACAGGTCGCGAGCGCGGGCCGGCTGGTGGAGCGGCTGCGGGCCAGCCCACTGGTCGGCGCCGTGCACTATCCCGGGTTGCCCGATCATCCGCAGCACGCCGTCGCCCAGGCGCAGATGAGCGCAGCCGGCGCGATCGTCTCGTTCGACTATCACGGGGGCCGGGCTGTCGAACTGCTCGACCGGTTCGCGCTCTTCACCTGCGGTGTGAGTCTCGGGAGCGTGCATTCCCTGGTGGAGTGCCCCGCGCTGATGACGCACCGGCTGGTGCCGGCCGAGGTGCGGGCACGCCGGGGTATCGGTGAGTCGCTCATCCGGTTGTCCGTGGGTATCGAGGACTCGGACGACCTCGTTGATGACCTGTCGCGGGCGCTTGCCGACGGGGTCTGA
- a CDS encoding sugar nucleotidyltransferase, whose protein sequence is MRGVLLAGGTGSRMWPVTRVVSKQLVPVYDKPMIFYPLCTLVRAGVREILIITRPDERDLFGRLLGDGSQWGLDLRYADQERPQGIAHALLVAADFLVGGSALLLLGDNIIHSVDLDRHLAAADQIDGGLVFGVPVADPRPYGVLDVDERGVVRDIVEKPLDPPSHYAVPGVYGYGQDVVEVVAGLTRSPRGELEITDVNREYLRQGRLRVRLLQRGTAWLDTGRFDDLMAAAEYVRVVQERDGVKVGCIEEAAWRAGLLDDAAVRQLAIPLRASGYGDYLLRLLDGPRPARSAVLG, encoded by the coding sequence ATGCGTGGTGTTTTGCTCGCTGGTGGTACTGGCTCACGGATGTGGCCGGTGACCCGGGTGGTCTCCAAGCAGCTCGTGCCGGTCTACGACAAGCCGATGATTTTCTATCCGCTCTGCACGCTGGTGCGCGCCGGCGTGCGGGAGATCCTCATCATCACCCGCCCCGACGAGCGGGACCTGTTCGGTCGTCTACTCGGCGATGGGAGCCAGTGGGGGCTCGACCTGCGGTACGCGGACCAGGAGCGACCGCAGGGTATCGCCCACGCACTGCTGGTCGCTGCCGACTTTCTCGTCGGTGGCTCGGCGCTGCTCCTGCTCGGCGACAACATCATCCACTCCGTTGACCTGGACCGGCACCTCGCCGCCGCGGACCAGATCGACGGTGGCCTGGTCTTCGGGGTTCCGGTCGCCGACCCCCGGCCATACGGCGTGCTGGATGTCGACGAGCGGGGTGTGGTGCGGGACATCGTGGAGAAGCCGCTCGATCCGCCCTCCCACTACGCCGTGCCCGGGGTCTACGGCTACGGCCAGGACGTGGTCGAGGTGGTGGCGGGGCTGACCCGAAGCCCCCGGGGTGAACTGGAGATCACCGATGTGAACCGGGAGTACCTGCGTCAGGGGCGGCTCCGGGTGCGACTGCTCCAGCGGGGGACGGCCTGGCTGGACACCGGACGCTTCGACGACCTGATGGCGGCGGCCGAGTACGTCCGGGTGGTCCAGGAGCGGGACGGGGTCAAGGTGGGCTGCATCGAGGAGGCGGCCTGGCGGGCCGGGCTGCTCGACGACGCGGCGGTGCGCCAGCTGGCGATCCCGCTGCGCGCCAGCGGGTACGGCGACTACCTCCTGCGACTGCTCGATGGACCGCGGCCGGCCCGTTCGGCCGTGCTGGGTTGA
- a CDS encoding DUF899 family protein, with amino-acid sequence MNQRDQDGTPSWPIGATSTYLTARRKLASAEQDLRDQIERVAAARRNLPPGPLLADYQLTEPDPDGPARPVRLRDLFGRHGTLLVYHLMFAPDATEACPMCSLWIDGFHGVLPHLRRHTAVVVIAKAPPERLHDWARQRGWTGLRTVSSHGTTFNADLRAEHPDGTQRPVVSVLRAEGDRVRHHYSAAASLPDGGERGLDLLSPVWNILDLLPDGRGDWYAGNDDVPGRT; translated from the coding sequence ATGAACCAGCGCGACCAGGACGGGACACCGAGCTGGCCGATCGGCGCCACCTCCACCTACCTGACCGCCCGACGAAAGCTCGCCTCGGCCGAGCAGGACCTCCGAGACCAGATCGAGCGGGTCGCGGCGGCACGACGCAACCTGCCGCCCGGCCCGTTGCTGGCCGACTACCAGCTCACCGAGCCGGACCCGGACGGCCCGGCCCGGCCCGTCCGGCTGCGGGACCTGTTCGGGAGGCACGGCACACTTCTCGTCTACCACCTGATGTTCGCCCCCGACGCCACCGAAGCGTGTCCCATGTGCTCGCTGTGGATCGACGGCTTCCACGGGGTACTCCCGCACCTACGCCGGCACACCGCCGTCGTGGTCATCGCCAAGGCACCACCCGAGCGGCTGCACGACTGGGCCCGGCAGCGAGGCTGGACCGGCCTGCGGACCGTATCCAGCCACGGCACCACGTTCAACGCCGACCTGCGCGCCGAACACCCGGACGGCACCCAGCGGCCAGTGGTCAGCGTGCTGCGCGCCGAGGGCGACCGGGTCCGCCACCACTACTCCGCCGCCGCCAGCCTGCCCGACGGCGGAGAGCGCGGACTGGACCTACTCAGCCCGGTGTGGAACATCCTGGACCTGCTGCCCGACGGACGGGGCGACTGGTACGCCGGCAACGACGACGTTCCCGGCCGTACCTGA